Proteins found in one Seonamhaeicola sp. S2-3 genomic segment:
- a CDS encoding transferase translates to MFPFKIAKKLPVFFYGSVKFTSLSGEIVIDAPIKIGMIGFGQPYEMTTRSRGISEINLSGVLVLKGHIQFGNDFFIYIKENAYCEIGHMSSMATLAKLICTYKVVIGKWVRIGSESQLIDTNFHQMKNTKTGELYPMCNPIELGDYNYIGNRVSIMPKTKTNSYCTVASNSILNKDYTDLGTNILIGGIPSKLIKNDISRDWEGERARIEDFLIFKK, encoded by the coding sequence ATGTTTCCTTTTAAAATTGCAAAAAAACTTCCCGTGTTTTTTTATGGAAGCGTTAAATTTACAAGCCTTAGCGGAGAAATTGTTATTGATGCACCAATAAAAATAGGTATGATTGGTTTTGGGCAGCCATATGAAATGACTACTAGATCAAGAGGGATTTCTGAAATTAATTTATCAGGTGTATTGGTTTTAAAAGGTCATATTCAATTTGGAAACGATTTTTTTATATACATTAAGGAAAATGCTTATTGTGAAATTGGACATATGTCATCTATGGCAACATTAGCAAAACTTATATGTACATATAAGGTAGTTATTGGTAAGTGGGTAAGAATAGGTTCTGAATCTCAATTGATTGATACTAATTTTCACCAAATGAAAAACACCAAAACAGGTGAGTTATATCCAATGTGTAATCCTATTGAATTGGGTGATTATAATTATATAGGAAATAGAGTTTCTATAATGCCAAAAACAAAAACTAATAGTTACTGTACGGTAGCTTCTAATAGTATATTAAATAAAGACTATACAGATTTAGGAACAAATATTTTAATTGGAGGAATACCTTCTAAATTAATTAAAAACGATATTTCTAGAGATTGGGAAGGGGAACGAGCAAGGATTGAAGATTTCCTTATATTTAAAAAATAA
- a CDS encoding oligosaccharide flippase family protein, with product MNENKNSYKQILKATTLFGGVQVYNILLSVIKTKVVAVLIGANGLGILGLFNTTIRLVVDITKVGLDTSAVKELSELNSQKGISEVSDFISVLNKVIWVTGILGAILVVCFSKLLSIWTFGHDTYTIHFIWLGIAIIFSQLTNGKKAILQGTHQLKKLAKANLLGSSVALIISLPIYYYFKVEGIVPAIIASFVITYLVFLMYSKTNKTQAIKHSFFEVYQKSKAMFSLGLTMSFTSIVGALTLWLIQIYIRNEGGVEEVGFYSAGLVIINSYVGMVFNAMSTDYFPRLSAINKDNIKVKEVVNKQANIAVLIITPIILLFLTFDFLVIRILYTKEFLVILGLVTFGVLGTLFKAVSFSIGYVIIAKGDSKIFIKTSLFFNTLLFLICALSYNYGGLKGLGIGLLLHYVIHFTVLKILTYYLYNLTLNKAFYKTFLFCATLCFLGFLGTLIDYKYIRFLVMVLIVAISVIFTIKEFNKQMNLKEILLKFLKIKKNK from the coding sequence TTGAACGAGAATAAAAACTCATATAAACAAATATTAAAAGCCACAACGTTATTTGGTGGAGTACAGGTTTATAATATTTTATTGTCTGTTATAAAAACTAAAGTAGTAGCTGTTTTAATAGGTGCAAATGGTTTGGGTATTTTAGGGCTATTTAACACCACTATTAGGTTAGTAGTTGATATAACTAAAGTTGGCTTAGATACTAGTGCTGTTAAAGAATTATCAGAGTTAAATTCTCAGAAGGGAATAAGTGAGGTTTCAGACTTTATATCGGTTTTAAATAAAGTTATTTGGGTTACGGGAATTTTAGGAGCAATTTTAGTAGTGTGTTTTTCAAAGCTACTAAGTATTTGGACTTTTGGGCATGATACATACACTATTCATTTTATTTGGCTAGGAATAGCTATTATATTCAGTCAACTTACAAATGGGAAAAAGGCTATATTACAAGGGACTCATCAGCTAAAAAAACTTGCAAAGGCAAATTTATTAGGTAGCTCTGTAGCGTTGATAATTTCCCTGCCTATTTATTATTATTTTAAGGTAGAGGGCATTGTACCTGCTATAATAGCCAGTTTTGTAATAACATATTTGGTGTTTTTAATGTATTCTAAAACAAATAAAACACAGGCAATTAAGCACAGTTTTTTTGAGGTTTACCAAAAAAGTAAAGCTATGTTTTCATTAGGTTTAACAATGAGTTTTACTTCTATTGTAGGGGCTTTAACTTTATGGTTAATTCAGATTTACATTAGAAATGAAGGTGGTGTTGAAGAGGTAGGGTTTTATAGTGCGGGCTTAGTAATTATAAATTCTTATGTAGGCATGGTTTTTAATGCTATGTCAACAGATTACTTTCCTAGGCTTTCTGCAATAAATAAAGATAATATTAAAGTTAAAGAAGTAGTAAATAAGCAAGCTAATATTGCTGTTTTAATAATAACTCCTATAATACTATTGTTTTTAACTTTTGATTTTTTAGTCATTAGAATATTATATACAAAGGAATTTCTAGTTATTTTAGGTTTAGTAACATTTGGGGTTTTAGGAACTTTATTTAAAGCTGTTTCTTTTTCTATTGGTTATGTAATTATAGCAAAAGGAGATTCAAAAATCTTTATAAAAACAAGTTTGTTTTTTAATACTTTATTATTTTTAATATGTGCGTTATCTTATAATTATGGGGGGCTTAAAGGTCTAGGAATTGGTTTATTATTGCATTATGTTATACACTTTACTGTTTTAAAAATATTAACCTATTATTTATATAACTTAACTTTAAATAAAGCATTTTATAAAACATTTTTATTTTGCGCTACGTTGTGTTTTTTAGGGTTTTTAGGAACGCTTATAGATTATAAATACATTCGGTTTTTAGTAATGGTTTTAATTGTTGCAATTTCAGTTATATTTACCATTAAGGAGTTTAATAAACAGATGAATTTAAAGGAAATATTACTTAAATTTTTAAAGATTAAAAAAAATAAATAG
- a CDS encoding DegT/DnrJ/EryC1/StrS aminotransferase family protein, giving the protein MIKFLDLHKINKRFETQFQDKFQQFLNSGNYVLGSEVDLFEKEFATYCGTKHCIGVSSGLDALHLILDAYKILGKLTEGDEVIVPANTYIATILAVSHKGLKPILVEPNLQTYNIDTSKIESVISHKTKAILGVHLYGYLYNVKELERISKKHNLLLIEDAAQSHGAVNSDGRKAGNVSIAAAFSFYPTKNLGALGEAGAITTNDTELAKVVYKLRNYGRKTSYENDYKGYNCRLDEIQAAFLRVKLNYLDDDNKRRQENAKYYLSNINSENIVLPYFKNLKEHVFHLFVVRSKTRDALKDYLFKNGIETFIHYPIPTHKQNAYKEFNKENYPITEQIHQEVLSLPINQLLEAQEVEKIVEVISNFK; this is encoded by the coding sequence ATGATTAAGTTCTTAGATTTACATAAGATAAACAAACGGTTTGAAACCCAATTTCAAGATAAATTTCAACAATTCTTAAATTCAGGTAACTATGTTTTAGGTTCTGAAGTAGATTTATTTGAAAAAGAATTTGCAACTTATTGTGGAACAAAACATTGCATAGGGGTTAGTTCTGGTTTAGATGCACTACATTTAATTTTAGACGCATATAAAATATTAGGAAAGTTAACTGAAGGAGATGAGGTTATAGTACCTGCTAACACCTATATAGCTACAATTTTAGCAGTTTCTCATAAAGGGTTAAAACCAATTTTAGTGGAGCCTAATTTGCAAACTTATAACATAGATACATCAAAGATAGAAAGTGTTATTTCACATAAAACTAAAGCCATTTTAGGAGTTCATTTATATGGCTATTTATATAATGTAAAAGAATTAGAAAGAATTTCTAAAAAGCATAATCTATTATTAATAGAAGATGCAGCCCAATCTCATGGGGCAGTTAATTCAGACGGTAGAAAAGCTGGAAATGTTTCAATCGCAGCAGCTTTTAGTTTTTATCCTACAAAAAATCTAGGAGCCTTAGGAGAAGCAGGAGCCATTACAACAAATGATACTGAATTAGCCAAAGTTGTTTATAAATTAAGAAACTATGGACGCAAAACGTCTTATGAAAATGATTATAAAGGCTATAATTGCAGATTAGATGAAATTCAAGCAGCCTTTTTAAGAGTTAAGTTAAACTATCTTGATGACGACAATAAAAGAAGACAAGAAAATGCTAAATACTATTTAAGCAACATAAATTCAGAAAATATTGTTTTGCCGTATTTTAAAAATTTAAAAGAGCACGTGTTTCATTTATTTGTTGTTAGATCTAAAACCAGAGATGCTTTAAAGGATTACCTTTTTAAAAACGGCATTGAAACATTTATACATTATCCAATACCAACTCACAAACAAAACGCTTATAAAGAGTTTAATAAAGAAAACTATCCTATAACAGAGCAAATACATCAAGAAGTTTTAAGTTTACCAATAAATCAGCTATTAGAGGCTCAAGAAGTTGAAAAAATAGTTGAAGTTATTTCAAATTTTAAATAG
- a CDS encoding GNAT family N-acetyltransferase — protein MQEFRIVQYSKEYFHEWNNFILNAKNSTFLFNRNFMEYHQDRFQDFSLLIFKENKLNAVLPANKVGSTVISHQGLSYGGLVFNSALKFNVVIKIFTQILYYLKTEGIDKFQLKILPSIYSKLPNDELLYLMFLVQAKLIKREALSVLNLKQRIKISNNRLEGYKRGIKYGLEIKEDDSLEAFWNTILVPNLKEKHKASPVHSLEEINQLKIKFPDNIKQYNVYYNEKIVAGTTLFITENTVRTQYISGNSENNKLGSIDFMFVNIIEKFKNKYFLDLGASNTNNGKQINTGLQYWKEGLGARTVAQDFYEIETKNHKLLKQVMI, from the coding sequence ATGCAAGAATTTAGAATTGTTCAATATTCAAAAGAATATTTCCATGAATGGAATAACTTTATTCTAAACGCGAAAAATAGTACTTTCCTATTTAATAGAAATTTCATGGAATATCATCAAGATAGGTTTCAAGATTTTTCATTGTTGATTTTTAAAGAAAACAAGTTAAATGCTGTTTTACCTGCAAATAAAGTAGGTAGTACAGTTATATCTCATCAGGGCTTAAGTTATGGAGGCTTAGTATTTAATTCAGCATTAAAGTTTAACGTTGTAATAAAGATATTTACCCAAATATTATATTATTTAAAAACAGAGGGTATAGATAAATTTCAACTTAAAATATTACCTTCAATATATAGTAAATTACCAAATGATGAGTTACTATATTTAATGTTTTTAGTACAAGCAAAATTAATTAAAAGAGAAGCGCTTTCGGTGTTAAACTTAAAACAGAGAATTAAAATTTCAAACAATAGATTAGAAGGGTACAAGAGAGGAATTAAATATGGTTTAGAAATAAAAGAAGACGATAGTTTAGAGGCTTTTTGGAACACTATTTTAGTTCCAAATTTAAAAGAAAAACATAAGGCTAGTCCTGTTCATTCTTTAGAAGAAATAAATCAATTAAAAATTAAATTTCCAGATAATATAAAACAGTATAATGTATATTACAATGAAAAAATAGTAGCAGGAACTACGTTGTTTATAACTGAAAATACTGTGCGAACCCAATATATTTCTGGTAATTCTGAAAATAATAAATTAGGAAGTATAGACTTTATGTTTGTTAATATAATAGAAAAGTTTAAGAATAAATATTTTTTAGATTTAGGAGCATCAAATACCAATAATGGGAAACAAATAAATACTGGGTTACAATATTGGAAAGAAGGCTTAGGAGCCAGAACTGTTGCACAAGATTTTTATGAAATTGAGACCAAAAATCATAAATTACTAAAACAAGTTATGATATGA
- a CDS encoding O-antigen translocase, with product MKKLIDYINKFVLVKIASLQTASVITRVIAGLLTSKAIAVFIGAEGMALIGNFQNFVSSFQTISILGFYKGVVKYIAKFKDDVAELSKTISTVFYTGFIATVLVSVICYFNAELITSIIFPEYNNYALAIKVFAIVLPFYALNMFTFSIMNGFSKYKILIIINIIGQILSVSVALLLIYQEALKGALISVAIAESLIFLITLVGIINRRSLVPLISVNKFSFSFLKKLRPYSMMALFSAVLLPLVAIAIRNYIIENVGYKDAGFWEAMTRISKYYLMFITSLMALYILPRFTEINNTKDFRKEVFGFYKTVMPILAFGLLIIFLLKPLIVSIVFTEEFKPVEDLFLWQLLGDFVKVLSMVIAYQFIAKKMFWHYILTETFLIITLYCSSVYFINHFGVKGVVIAHFISYLVYYGIILSIFGKSLFGSVKEKA from the coding sequence TTGAAAAAATTAATAGACTATATAAATAAGTTTGTACTAGTTAAAATAGCTTCTCTACAAACAGCATCTGTAATAACAAGAGTTATTGCAGGTTTGTTAACATCTAAAGCTATTGCTGTTTTTATAGGAGCAGAAGGGATGGCATTGATTGGAAATTTCCAAAACTTTGTAAGTTCATTTCAAACTATATCAATACTAGGGTTTTATAAAGGTGTTGTAAAATATATAGCCAAGTTTAAAGATGATGTTGCAGAGTTAAGTAAAACCATTTCTACGGTATTTTATACTGGTTTTATTGCAACTGTATTAGTGTCTGTAATTTGTTATTTCAATGCAGAATTAATTACAAGTATTATATTTCCTGAATACAACAACTACGCACTAGCCATTAAGGTTTTTGCTATAGTACTTCCTTTTTATGCTTTAAACATGTTTACCTTTTCTATAATGAATGGGTTTTCTAAGTATAAAATTTTAATTATAATAAATATTATTGGGCAGATTTTAAGCGTATCAGTAGCTCTATTATTAATTTATCAAGAGGCATTAAAAGGCGCTTTAATATCTGTAGCCATAGCAGAATCCTTAATATTCTTAATAACCTTGGTTGGTATTATAAACCGAAGAAGTTTAGTGCCTTTAATAAGTGTTAATAAATTTAGTTTTAGCTTTTTAAAGAAACTAAGACCGTATTCTATGATGGCACTTTTTTCGGCAGTTTTACTCCCGCTTGTAGCTATTGCTATTAGAAATTATATTATTGAAAATGTTGGCTATAAAGATGCTGGTTTTTGGGAAGCAATGACCAGAATATCTAAATATTATTTAATGTTCATTACATCATTAATGGCATTGTATATTCTACCCAGATTTACAGAAATAAATAATACTAAAGATTTTAGAAAAGAAGTTTTTGGATTTTACAAAACAGTAATGCCAATTTTAGCCTTTGGCTTATTAATAATATTTTTACTTAAACCATTAATTGTTTCGATAGTTTTTACAGAAGAGTTTAAACCTGTTGAAGATTTATTTTTATGGCAATTATTAGGAGATTTTGTTAAAGTACTTTCAATGGTTATTGCGTACCAATTCATTGCAAAAAAAATGTTTTGGCATTATATTTTAACAGAAACATTTTTAATAATTACGCTGTATTGCAGTAGTGTTTATTTTATTAACCATTTTGGGGTTAAAGGAGTAGTTATTGCACACTTTATAAGTTATTTAGTTTACTACGGCATTATTTTATCTATTTTTGGTAAATCGCTTTTTGGTTCTGTTAAAGAAAAAGCATAG
- the typA gene encoding translational GTPase TypA, which yields MNTIKNIAIIAHVDHGKTTLVDKIMYHCQLFRENENTGDLILDNNDLERERGITITSKNVSVTYKDTKINIIDTPGHADFGGEVERVLNMADGVLLLVDAFEGPMPQTRFVLQKAIDLGLKPCVVVNKVDKENCTPDEVHEKVFDLMFELGAEEWQLDFPTVYGSAKNNWMSEDWQKPTDNIEPLLEMVIKHIPSPKIEEGTTQMLITSLDFSSFTGRIAIGRLTRGELKVGQNISLVKRDGSIVKSKIKELHTFEGLGRKKVEAVQAGDICAIVGLEGFEIGDTVADWENPEGLKTIAIDEPTMSMLFTINDSPFFGKDGKYVTSRHIKERLTKELEKNLALRVEETDSADKFMVFGRGVLHLSVLIETMRREGYELQIGQPQVIIKEIDGVKCEPVEEMTIDLPEEVSGKAIEMVTMRKGEMLSMEAKGDRMVCEFVIPSRGIIGLRNQLLTATAGEAIMAHRFKEYQPLKGGIPERQNGSLVSMENGTAIPYSIDKLQERGKFFIDPGEDIYEGQVIGENSRGDDMTVNVTKTKKLSNVRSAGADDKAKIVPAVKFSLEEALEYIQKDEYVEVTPNHLRLRKIFLKEVERKRNKSI from the coding sequence ATGAATACAATAAAAAACATTGCTATTATTGCACACGTAGACCACGGTAAAACTACTTTGGTTGATAAGATTATGTACCACTGTCAACTGTTTCGAGAAAATGAAAACACAGGCGATTTAATTCTTGATAATAACGATTTAGAACGCGAGCGTGGTATTACCATTACTTCAAAAAACGTTTCAGTAACCTATAAGGATACAAAAATTAATATAATTGATACACCTGGTCACGCCGATTTTGGAGGAGAAGTAGAACGTGTATTAAATATGGCAGACGGTGTTTTATTATTAGTTGATGCTTTTGAAGGCCCCATGCCACAAACCCGTTTTGTGTTACAAAAAGCTATTGATTTAGGATTAAAACCTTGTGTAGTTGTTAATAAAGTGGACAAGGAAAATTGTACGCCAGATGAAGTTCATGAGAAGGTGTTCGATTTAATGTTTGAATTAGGAGCAGAAGAATGGCAGCTAGATTTTCCAACCGTGTATGGTTCTGCCAAAAACAATTGGATGAGTGAAGATTGGCAAAAACCAACTGATAATATTGAGCCTTTATTAGAAATGGTTATAAAGCATATTCCTTCACCTAAAATTGAAGAAGGCACAACACAAATGCTTATCACATCATTAGATTTTTCATCATTTACAGGTAGAATTGCTATTGGTAGATTAACCAGAGGCGAGTTAAAAGTTGGTCAAAACATTTCTTTAGTAAAAAGAGATGGCAGTATTGTAAAATCTAAAATTAAGGAATTACACACTTTTGAAGGTTTAGGAAGAAAGAAAGTAGAAGCGGTGCAAGCTGGAGATATTTGTGCTATTGTTGGTCTTGAAGGATTTGAAATTGGTGATACTGTTGCCGATTGGGAAAACCCTGAAGGTTTAAAAACTATAGCCATAGATGAGCCTACCATGAGTATGTTGTTCACAATTAATGATTCTCCTTTCTTTGGAAAAGATGGAAAGTATGTAACATCGCGCCATATTAAAGAACGCTTAACTAAAGAGCTAGAAAAGAATTTAGCTTTACGAGTTGAAGAAACTGATAGTGCCGATAAGTTTATGGTATTTGGTAGAGGGGTATTACACTTATCTGTTTTAATAGAAACCATGCGTCGTGAAGGGTATGAATTACAGATTGGTCAGCCACAGGTTATTATTAAAGAAATAGACGGTGTAAAGTGCGAACCTGTTGAAGAAATGACCATTGATTTACCCGAAGAAGTATCAGGTAAAGCCATAGAAATGGTAACTATGCGAAAAGGAGAAATGTTGAGTATGGAGGCCAAAGGCGATAGAATGGTGTGCGAATTTGTTATTCCTTCACGTGGAATTATAGGGTTGCGTAATCAGTTATTAACGGCTACTGCAGGAGAAGCTATAATGGCGCATAGATTTAAAGAGTATCAACCTCTAAAAGGAGGTATTCCAGAACGTCAAAATGGTAGTTTAGTTTCTATGGAAAACGGAACAGCAATTCCTTATTCAATAGACAAGTTACAAGAAAGAGGTAAGTTTTTTATAGACCCAGGTGAAGATATTTATGAAGGACAGGTTATTGGAGAAAACTCTAGAGGAGATGATATGACGGTAAATGTTACTAAAACTAAAAAATTAAGTAATGTGCGTTCTGCTGGAGCCGATGATAAAGCAAAAATTGTTCCTGCTGTTAAGTTTTCATTAGAAGAAGCCTTAGAATACATTCAAAAAGATGAATACGTAGAGGTAACACCAAACCACTTACGATTAAGAAAAATATTTTTAAAAGAAGTTGAACGTAAACGAAATAAGTCTATCTAA
- the kdsA gene encoding 3-deoxy-8-phosphooctulonate synthase produces the protein MNLLDIPKIKHTNSNNFFLLAGPCAIEGEDMALRIAEKVVTITNKLQIPYVFKGSFKKANRSRIDSFTGIGDEKALKILKKVSNTFDVPTVTDIHEVSDATLAAQYVDVLQIPAFLVRQTDLVVAAAKTGKVVNLKKGQFMSPEAMKHAVQKVKDSGSDKAWITDRGTMFGYQDMIVDFRGIPTMRQYAPTILDVTHSLQQPNQSAGVTGGRPEMIETIARAGIVNNVDGLFIETHFNPANAKSDGANMLHLDNLEKLLTNLVAIRKTIINL, from the coding sequence ATGAATCTTTTAGATATCCCAAAGATTAAACATACTAATTCTAACAACTTCTTTTTATTAGCTGGCCCATGTGCTATTGAAGGAGAAGACATGGCTTTAAGAATTGCCGAAAAAGTAGTAACTATTACCAATAAATTACAAATTCCTTATGTTTTTAAAGGTAGCTTTAAAAAAGCAAACCGAAGCAGAATTGATAGTTTTACTGGTATTGGCGATGAAAAAGCTTTAAAAATTCTTAAAAAAGTTTCAAATACTTTTGATGTACCTACGGTAACTGATATTCATGAAGTTAGTGATGCTACTTTAGCTGCTCAATATGTTGATGTTTTACAAATCCCTGCATTTTTAGTGCGTCAAACCGATTTGGTAGTTGCTGCTGCTAAAACTGGTAAAGTAGTGAATTTAAAAAAAGGACAATTTATGAGTCCGGAAGCCATGAAACACGCCGTACAAAAAGTAAAAGACTCTGGTAGTGATAAAGCGTGGATAACTGATAGAGGTACCATGTTTGGTTACCAGGACATGATTGTAGATTTTAGAGGTATTCCTACCATGCGCCAATATGCTCCAACAATTTTAGACGTTACCCATTCTTTACAACAACCAAACCAAAGTGCTGGTGTTACTGGCGGAAGACCAGAAATGATTGAAACTATTGCAAGAGCGGGTATTGTTAATAATGTTGATGGTTTATTTATTGAAACTCATTTTAATCCTGCTAACGCCAAAAGTGATGGTGCTAACATGTTACACTTAGATAATTTGGAAAAACTATTAACTAACTTGGTAGCTATAAGAAAAACTATTATTAATTTGTAG